In one window of Eleutherodactylus coqui strain aEleCoq1 chromosome 10, aEleCoq1.hap1, whole genome shotgun sequence DNA:
- the LOC136579771 gene encoding major histocompatibility complex class I-related gene protein-like isoform X2, translating into MKKMSVLTLILLNVSRVFCYHYPLRVLYIGVSAPGSGIPELSRAVYVDDLQAELYNSDIGRVVPVAPWMNKMGPEYWESETKIIKEDEALFRHEVKLMMKALNQTEGFHFVQVFTACKLRDDNSSEGFLKYTYDGNQSMYLDVPTATYIPTMPGAEIATQRWNSPSIRMGEIHKKELENICVERLVRFTDHGREYLERKVRPGVKVMRREPGEVTMLHCLVYGFYPRAVDVKWMKNRTDEVPTYQTTHVLPNPDGTYQIRVSVEVIPQEGDSYSCYVDHSSLEEPLLVDWDPEQEVPLSVIISVGVISVLVLIAVVVGVVIYRKKKNNYMAAGDHL; encoded by the exons ACCATTACCCTCTGCGTGTGTTGTACATCGGAGTCTCCGCTCCAGGATCCGGGATTCCTGAGTTATCCAGAGCTGTATATGTGGATGATCTACAGGCAGAGTTATACAACAGTGATATTGGGAGAGTTGTCCCTGTGGCTCCGTGGATGAATAAAATGGGTCCTGAGTACTGGGAGAGTGAGACCAAGATTATTAAAGAAGATGAGGCATTATTCAGACATGAAGTAAAGCTAATGATGAAGGCCCTAAACCAGACTGAAG GTTTTCATTTTGTGCAAGTATTCACTGCCTGTAAGCTAAGAGATGACAACAGCAGCGAAGGGTTTTTGAAGTATACATATGATGGGAACCAGTCCATGTACTTGGACGTACCGACAGCAACATACATTCCCACCATGCCTGGAGCTGAGATCGCCACACAGAGATGGAACAGTCCGAGTATAAGAATGGGCGAGATACACAAGAAGGAGCTGGAGAATATCTGTGTTGAGAGACTAGTAAGATTCACTGATCATGGAAGAGAATATCTGGAGCGGAAAG TCCGGCCAGGGGTGAAGGTCATGAGACGGGAACCAGGAGAGGTCACAATGCTTCACTGTCTGGTATATGGCTTTTACCCCCGAGCTGTGGATGTGAAGTGGATGAAGAACAGGACAGACGAGGTTCCTACATATCAGACCACACATGTCCTCCCCAATCCTGACGGCACCTATCAGATCAGGGTCAGTGTGGAAGTGATACCACAAGAGGGCGATAGTTACTCCTGTTATGTGGATCACAGCAGTCTGGAGGAGCCGCTCCTTGTGGACTGGG ACCCAGAACAGGAGGTCCCGCTGTCCGTAATCATCAGTGTGGGGGTCATCAGCGTTCTTGTTCTCATCGCTGTGGTTGTTGGAGTCGTTATATACAGAA
- the LOC136579771 gene encoding class I histocompatibility antigen, F10 alpha chain-like isoform X3, with product MKKMSVLTLILLNVSRVFCYHYPLRVLYIGVSAPGSGIPELSRAVYVDDLQAELYNSDIGRVVPVAPWMNKMGPEYWESETKIIKEDEALFRHEVKLMMKALNQTEGFHFVQVFTACKLRDDNSSEGFLKYTYDGNQSMYLDVPTATYIPTMPGAEIATQRWNSPSIRMGEIHKKELENICVERLVRFTDHGREYLERKVRPGVKVMRREPGEVTMLHCLVYGFYPRAVDVKWMKNRTDEVPTYQTTHVLPNPDGTYQIRVSVEVIPQEGDSYSCYVDHSSLEEPLLVDWDPEQEVPLSVIISVGVISVLVLIAVVVGVVIYRTNACPDR from the exons ACCATTACCCTCTGCGTGTGTTGTACATCGGAGTCTCCGCTCCAGGATCCGGGATTCCTGAGTTATCCAGAGCTGTATATGTGGATGATCTACAGGCAGAGTTATACAACAGTGATATTGGGAGAGTTGTCCCTGTGGCTCCGTGGATGAATAAAATGGGTCCTGAGTACTGGGAGAGTGAGACCAAGATTATTAAAGAAGATGAGGCATTATTCAGACATGAAGTAAAGCTAATGATGAAGGCCCTAAACCAGACTGAAG GTTTTCATTTTGTGCAAGTATTCACTGCCTGTAAGCTAAGAGATGACAACAGCAGCGAAGGGTTTTTGAAGTATACATATGATGGGAACCAGTCCATGTACTTGGACGTACCGACAGCAACATACATTCCCACCATGCCTGGAGCTGAGATCGCCACACAGAGATGGAACAGTCCGAGTATAAGAATGGGCGAGATACACAAGAAGGAGCTGGAGAATATCTGTGTTGAGAGACTAGTAAGATTCACTGATCATGGAAGAGAATATCTGGAGCGGAAAG TCCGGCCAGGGGTGAAGGTCATGAGACGGGAACCAGGAGAGGTCACAATGCTTCACTGTCTGGTATATGGCTTTTACCCCCGAGCTGTGGATGTGAAGTGGATGAAGAACAGGACAGACGAGGTTCCTACATATCAGACCACACATGTCCTCCCCAATCCTGACGGCACCTATCAGATCAGGGTCAGTGTGGAAGTGATACCACAAGAGGGCGATAGTTACTCCTGTTATGTGGATCACAGCAGTCTGGAGGAGCCGCTCCTTGTGGACTGGG ACCCAGAACAGGAGGTCCCGCTGTCCGTAATCATCAGTGTGGGGGTCATCAGCGTTCTTGTTCTCATCGCTGTGGTTGTTGGAGTCGTTATATACAGAA